From the genome of Nitrospirae bacterium YQR-1:
CTTTTTGAAGCTGCTCTTGTGAAAAATTGCCGGACTTTGCCCTTAGACTGAGCTCTGATAAACCAAAATAAACAGCATCCGCCCCGTAGTGCAGTGCAACATTGAGCTTCTCTAAATTCCCTGCCGGAGCAAGCAATTCAGGTTGTTTCATTGAAAGCTTGTTTGCTTATTCAATGTAACCGGCACTGTCGGAAAGTATTAGGACGCTTTCAGGTTCCACCTTTGCGTATGCCGATGCTATTTGTATTTTCTTAATTGCCTTACCCACTCTGTAGGTAAGTAAACCGGTAGCCAGCGTTGTGATAAAGTGGGTATGACCGTAAAGTACCCCGAACTCTCCCTCTGTGCCGGGAGCGACAATCTCGTCAACCTGCTCGGTTATAGTAAACCCCTCAGGAGTTATAATCTTTAGTGTGAGCTTTCCCTCTTCCACTATCAGCCCCTTAACCAACCAAGAGATTTTGCTTTCTCCTCAGCCTCTTCTATTGTTCCAACCATCCAGAAAGCCTGCTCAGGCATGTCATCATATTCCCCTTCGGCAATGGCGTTAAAGCCTTTTATAGTGTCAAAGAGTTTCACATATTTCCCTGGTGTGCCGGTAAAAGTCTCAGCCACATGGAAGGGCTGGCTTAAAAACCTCTGAAGTTTTCTTGCACGTGAAACGGTTATTTTGTCATTTTCCGATAACTCCTCCATACCAAGGATTGCAATAATGTCCTGAAGCTCCTTGTATCGCTGCAGAATCATCTGAACACGTCTTGCTGTAGCGTAGTGTTCCTCACCCAGAACAAGGGGGTCTAAAATTCTTGATGTAGAGTCAAGCGGATCAACAGCAGGATATATACCAAGCTCGGCGATCTTTCTTGATAAAACAACGGTAGCGTCCAGGTGCGTAAATGCCGTAGCAACAGCAGGGTCGGTAAGGTCATCGGCAGGGACATATATTGCCTGCATTGAGGTGATAGAGCCCTTCTTAGTGGTTGTGATTCTCTCCTGCAACTCACCCATATCGGTAGCAAGATTCGGCTGGTATCCAACAGCGGAGGGCATTCTGCCTAAGAGGGCGGAAACTTCCGCACCAGCCAGTGTAAATCTGAATATATTATCTATAAATAATAAAACGTCCTGCCCCTGCTCTCTGAAATACTCCGCAGTGGTAAGGGCTGTCAGAGCAACTCTGAGTCTTGCTCCCGGGGGCTCATTCATCTGTCCGTAAACAAGTGCTGCTTTATTGATGACACCGGATTCTTTCATCTCGCGGTAGAGATCGTTTCCTTCTCTGGTTCTTTCCCCAACGCCGGCAAACACGGAAACACCACCGTGTACCATAGCTATGTTATGTATCATCTCCATAATAACAACAGTCTTACCAACGCCGGCGCCACCGAACATTCCAACCTTTCCACCCCTGACAAATGGAATCATGAGGTCAAAAACCTTAACCCCTGTTTCAAACACCTGTGTTGTAGGTTCTTGCTCAACAAAAGACGGAGCCTCTCTGTGGATTGACCACCGCTCTTCAGTGTTTACCGGGCCGAGTCTGTCTATCGGGTCGCCTACCACATTTATTATTCGTCCCAACATTTCATTTCCAACCGGCACTGTAATCGGCTGTCCGGTGTCAATAGCTGTCATTCCTCTTACAAGGCCGTCAGTAGAGGACATAGCTATGGTTCTAACCATGTTGTCACCTATGTGGGAAGCCACCTCAAGAGTTAAATTTATCTCCGCTAAGTTCTTTTCCGGGTCCGACGGTCTTTGTACCAGTAGTGCGTTGAGGATTTCGGGCAAAGGTCCGTCAAATTCTATATCAACAACCGCCCCAATTACCTGCGCCACCTTTCCCTGTTTCATCTATATATCCTCCTGAACTTATTATTTACTTATAGCTTCCGCACCGCCGACAATATCCATAAGCTCGGATGTGATGGACGCCTGGCGTGCCTTGTTATATTGAAGAGTAAGGGCTGTCAGAAGCTCTTTGGTGTTTTTAGTTGCATTTTCCATAGCCATCATTCTTGCCGCTTCCTCCGACACCCGGGACTCTAAAATTGCTTTAAAAAGCTGAGTTTCCACATACTTGGGAAGCAGGCTTTTTAAAACCTCAGCCTCCGAGGGCTCATATAGATACTTTGAGATAACCTGTGGTGTGGTTGAATCTGCCGCTGTACTGTCGGCAGTTTGAATAGGCAGCATTCTGACAATCTTTACAGACTGTGACAACATGGATTTAAACTCGTTATAAACAAGCACGAACTCATCTGTTTCTTCATTAATAAATCTTTCGATTATCTCATCCGCTATTTTTTTCACATCTCCAAAAACAACATTTTTGTAGAAATCAACCCATGTCTGCCGGGGTTTAATATCAAACCGGCGTAAACCGTCTCTTGCCTTTTTCCCCATAGCTAAGACGGTGGCATCTATTTTTTGTACTGAAAGCTCCCTTAAGAGAAGTGTGGTTTCTCTGATAACATTAGTGTTAAATGCGCCGCAGAGCCCTCTGTCGCTGGTAAGCAGCATTATTTCCACTTTTTTCCGCGGCCTTGCATTTAAAAGGGGATATCCCTCTTTCTGCACGTTAGATAAAATCTGAGTGATAAGGTTATCCAGTTCCGCGTTGTAGGGTCTGGTGGCAAGCATGGCGGTTTGGGCTTTTCTCAGCTTAGATGCAGAAATCATCTGCATAGCTCTTGTAATCTTGCCGGTGCTCTTAACCGACTCTATACGAGTTCTTATTTCTCTTAAATTTCCCATTTATAGTTAATTGTTTATAACAAAGTTTTGTTTAAATTCTTTAAGCGCTTCACCGAGATTTCGTTTAACCTCATCATCTATAGCCTTTTTATCTGCAATTTCTTTTAACAGAGCAGGTTTTTGAGATTTTATGAATGAAAGCAGAGCAGCCTCAAACTCCCTGATCTGAGCTACCGCAACATCATCAACATAACCCTGAGTGCCGGCAAAAAGTACAAGAACCTGTTCTTCAAACGGCATTGGTAGAAATTGGTTTTGTTTGAGTATTTCAACCATTCTCTTGCCACGTTCTATCTGCGCTAAGGTGGACTTATCAAGGTCTGTGCCAAACTGTGCAAAAGCGGCAAGTTCCCTGAACTGGGCCAAGTCAAGTCTTAGAGTACCGGCTACCTGTTTCATAGCTTTTGTTTGAGCAGCGCTTCCGACACGGCTGACTGAGAGGCCGACATTAACAGCAGGCCTTATGCCTGCGTAGAAGAGGTCCGGCTCAAGGTAAATCTGTCCGTCTGTAATGGAGATAACATTTGTCGGAATAAATGCTGATACGTCTCCTGCCTGTGTTTCAATGATTGGCAGTGCCGTAAGGGAGCCAGCCCCTAGATCGTCGGAAAGTTTACAAGCTCTTTCAAGCAGCCTTGAGTGTAAGAAGAAGACGTCACCTGGAAACGCTTCACGGCCCGGAGGGCGCCTAAGCAGAAGGGATAACTGCCTGTATGCAACAGCCTGCTTGCTAAGGTCATCATATATAATAAGAGCGTGTTTCCCCTTATCCCTGAAATACTCACCCATGGCACAGCCTGTGTATGGAGCAAGGTATTGCAGCGGGGCGGGCTCGCTTGCTGTTGCATTAACTATAATTGTATGGTCAAGTGCACCGTATTCTTCCAGTTTTTTTGCAACCCGGACAACGTTTGCATTTTTCTGTCCGACCGCCACATATATACAAAGGACGCCGGAGTCTTTTTGGTTTATAATAGCATCTACGGCGATGGAGGTCTTGCCTGTCTGGCGGTCTCCTATGATAAGTTCTCTCTGTCCGCGGCCAATTGGAATCATGGCATCTATAGCCTTGATACCTGTCTGCATGGGTTCATGTACCGGTTTTCTTTCGACAATTCCTGGGGCAATAACATCAACCTGTCTTCTTTCAGTGGTGTTAATAGGCCCCTTACCGTCTATAGGCATTCCGATGGCATTAACGACCCTTCCCAGCAGAGCATCACCGACGGGTACGTCCATAATGCGTCCGGTACGTTTGACCACCTCAGTTTCTTTAACACGGTTTGAATCACCGAATAAAACCGCCCCGACGGAGTCACTCTCGAGATTTAACGTCATTCCGTAAATACCGCTTGGAAAACTCAACAACTCACCGGCCATAACATTTGTAAGACCATATATTTTTGCAATACCGTCTCCGACGCTAATAACGGTTCCTATTTCGCTTACATCTATTTTTTCCTCAAATCCGTAAATCCCCTTTTTTATAGACTCACTAATCTCTTCAACATTAATTTGCATTTTGCTACTCCTTCGATAGAGCTTCTTTTAAAAGCCTCAACTGGCCCTTAATGCTGGTGTCTAGCACATAGCCGTCTACCTTTATAACTAGTCCGCCCAATATAGATTCATCTGTCATACAGGCGATTTCAACCTTTTTATTTAAACGCTTATACAGGGCATTTTTCAACTTTTCTTCCTTTATTTTATCAATCGGTAAGGGGGTTATTACAGTTACTACACCTTTTTTTGTTTTATCCATGTAAATAGTTCTGAGGATTTCTATAATTAAAGCGAGTCCGGTAATATAATTTTTCTGGGTCAGATTCCTGATGAATTTCTGAACTACTTCCGTGATTTTCAGTTTTTCCGAGATAACAGATACTGCCTTTAAACGCTCCTCAGAATCAAAAGCAGGATTAGTAAATATTGATATTACAGTGGAGTCGGAGAGCAGCACTTTATTAAAAGAATCCAAATCATAGAGAGCTTTTTCAACTTTTTCAAGCCCAATAGAATCAAGCAGGGCTTTAGCGAATCTCTTAGCTACTTTGCTATTGATTTTCAATTTTTACCGCCGATTTGCTCAACAGCATCGTTGAAGAGTTTCTCGCTAATTTGAGCGGTAATCTGCTCTTTTATAGTGCTCTGTGCCATTTCCATAGCGCTTTTCACTGCGTCTTCCTTTATGTCGGCAATAGCCTTCCTCTTTTCAAAAGTGATATTTTGCTCTGTTATTTCCCTGATTTTATCAGTCATGCGTTTAGCATTTTCGATTAATTTTTCTTTTTCAGCCTCACCGGACATGCGTGCAACGTTGATAATCCGCTCGATTTCGCTGTCCTTGAGCTTCAATTGTTTCTCTATTTCATCGAGGGCTTTTTGAGCGAGTATTTTTGTTTCTTTAGCTTCCTCCAGAGTTTTCTCAATTAACCTGGTCCGCTCCGTAAAGTACTCAGACAGAGGCTTTTTTAAGAAGAAGATGATAACGGAAAGGAAAACAGCAAAATTAACAATCATCCAAAACCAATTAGTTGTGTGTGCCGCCTCTTCAGAGGCGTAACCGGTAGTTGCCTCGATAAGAACAGAGCATATAGTAAATAGATATACAAGTGATTTTATCAAACTTAGCTTTCCTTTATGTGGTCATACATTAGTTTGTTGACAATAGTTGCGGAAAGCACAGTGATGACACTCTGTAGTTTTTCCCTGGCTTGTCGTGCCTCGGTGGAGATTTCTTTCATGGCGTTGTTGAGCCTCTCCAGAGCTTCAGTATGAGCCTTTGAGAGCATTTCACTCTGGATAACAAGTCCTTCTTTTCTGAGTCTTGTGAATTCCTCTTTAGCTTTTTCCGAGGCTGCCGCCATTTCCTCTTTTAAAAGGGCAAACGCTCTGTCTCTTTTTTCTGTCAGGGCTTTTACCTCATAGGTGGAATCGTCCCTTATTCGCTGCCGTTCTTTGAATAGGAAGATAAGCGGTTTAAACAATACTGAGTTTAAGATGATAGCCAAAATGACAAAATTGGCTACCAGTACAAGAAACCACGCGTTAAATTCTACCACGTATTATCTCTCCACCTTATAAGTTTTTGAAATAAAAAAATACCAAGCCAACGGTAAATTACCACACAGACAAATAATTGTCAAGCACAAATAAACAAAAATCTTAAATTATTTCTAAGAAGACTGAATATTCTCAAAAAAACATCAGGGTACTTTCTATAAGCGAGTTATTATGTTACTATAGTGTCGTTTAAAATTAGTGTTACAAGTTTCTATTGCCGGGGTAGCACAGTGGCAGTGCAGCTGATTCGTAATCAGCAGGTCGAGGGTTCAAATCCCTTCCCCGGCTCTCAAAAAATCCTTTGTACACCAATGACTTAAATATGCTTTTATGATTAGCTCTGCTCTCGATTTTTAAGCGTTTGTCGTCATGCTGTCGTCATGAGTAAAAAGCACTTATTGAGGTAAATTTTACTGTTAATAAACCTCGACTTTTTGGAAAACAGCTATGTGTCAATAATCGTCAAAAACTATAAAACAATGTCAAAATTGTATGCAAAATGCAGACAGTTTGCATACAATTAATTCAGAAAGTACTTGATGAGAAAAATATAGAAAATTACTATAAAAAAGCGTTAGAGCTGATTAATGGCGGAATAAAAAGATATTATTAAGCAGACTAAAAATTATGTAACTCCTTAACAATAAAGAATAAATCTTACAAACTTACCACCCCCTATAAGTTTGTTTTAGCACCCCCTATAAGTTTGTAATTCCCCAATTTTAGAAACTTCGTACACCCTCTAACTTTCTAATGTAATAAAAAACTTTTTGTGTTAAAATCAAATTCTGGTTTTTTAACCGGAATCATGAATTGAAATGAGAGGTATTAAATGGCAAAAGAAAGTGTACAGAAAATCCCCGTCAATGACATTAATTTATCGGCTTACTTGAATTACAGAGGTATTAAGCCGGAGCTTATACCCCACGGCAGCACCGGTCATATCGCTTTTAATTTTCCCGTTAGTGATAAAACCTATAGGGTTGTTGGTGATTACAACGATAATAAACCCGTACCGGTTTTGGACTTTATGAATTCCCTCCGGTCACTTAAAGCACAAATGATGGCTCTGAAGGCGGGAAAGTGATAAGGCTTTTTTAATCAATCAAGAATTTGGCATGTAATTTTGTTGAAAACTTGTTAAGCACTATTTAAAAACATCAACTATCTCCGCTTAATGCTTCCATGCATACGGTTGTGTTAATATTTATACAGTATGCCACCAAAGCCCACAGGATTGCCTACAAGCCTTTATAAGTGGATAGAAATGAATCCTATAAATAGCTCAACGTAGGACATTGTAGGGAGGCGATTTTAGTATCAAATATAACACTTTCGCTCATACTCATAATCTCTGTAACTCAGTGCATGAAAAATGCTTTCATGACAAGAGATATGACACCGGCAAGCATTATCCCCATCATCCATTTGATAAGAGTTAGTTCGCCTTCTATCTTAGTCATGCGTTCACTTAGTTTAAATATGTCTTCTTTAGTAGCCAAATCCTTACGAGAATTTAATTCAGCATCATTGATAACCTTGACAAGGCTGTCAGTAGCCTCATCCCCTAACTTCTCTCTTAACGCCCTTGGTATCGTTATCACACTCATGGCTGCCTCCTTGCTCTTACTGTTTTATAGTAAAAAAAGTTTGAGCAGGCTGTCAACTCTCTTGACATACACCGGCGCTATGGATTGAGTACCTAACGCAGCTCCTCAGCAAGGTATTACCTACGCTTGCCGACACCAAAGGCGTAAAGGAGGCGGCACATGTTTAATTACTTAAAAAGCCCTAATAAGCGGAACATGACAGCCACTTATTCATGGTCGTTGCTTTGTTTGGATGATTTAAGTTTTTCACCGACAACGAAAACAGTAACGAGCCCTACAACAGTAGTGCCACCAATAATTGAAGCTGTAGTTTGGGCATTAAATGAAACGCAGATTACAGATGCGATTAATCCGGCTAAGCCAATTATAATTCCAAATATTTGCCCAAGTTTTCGTTCTTTTGATTCTATATTGAAAGAGTCTCTATTCAAAGATAAAAAGTCATTATCTATCTTATGTCTATGTTTTTGCTCGTCATCGTCTATCTTATGTCTGTGCTTAACCTCGTCTTCTGCCATTTTCACGATTCGTTCAGCAAGTCCTGGGATAATCCTTTCATATCCTTGCAAAGTAACAGGGTCAGGAATGGGGCCTGTATGGGCTAAATATTGCGCTGTCTTGACTGGAGGTAAAGGATTGCTGATATTTAGCTGGCTGTCTTTATTCTTTTTCGACATTAACAATACTCATCGCATGACGCAAAGCATCACCAACTTTTACCCAATCATTGCGAAGGTTCTCAGCATCTGTTTGGAAAGAGCCAAATTCTTGAGAAGAAGTCTTTCTTTTTGGCAAATACTTGCTGTAATCAGTGTTTGGGCATATATCAAGCACGCTCCCCATCCCTCTAAGTATATTTCTAAGTCGTGTGCTCATCACTTAAAAGATAACACATCTGAAAAATATTTGCAATACTTGACAACCCCCGCTTCCCCGTGCTATCTTAGTGGCGTTCGCAGTGTATTGGAGGCTGCCCATGCCTTAATGGGATTTTTAGTTTTACAGGCATTTTATCGTGCCCGGGTTCCCCGTAGTCGTGAGGCTATGGGCTGTCTTCCAATGGACAGGAACAGAGCCCGGGCATTTTTAATGTCCAAAGCGTTCGCAACATTGGAGGCACAATATGTCTAATCTATCCGCCACCCTCAAAATCGAGGGCAAAGAAGTTACCCAAATTATCTACAAAAGTAAACCCGTTATAACTCTTCAAACAATTAACGAATTACACGAAAGGAAAACCGGCACAGCAGAGAAAAACTTCACAACAAACAAGGCACGCTTTAACGAAAACGAGGATTATTTCAATGTTCCCTACCAAGAATGGAAAAGTATGGTAAAGAGTTTTCCTCCTAGCCAAAAGTTTGACACTCACAAACGAGGTGGTCACAGGGGTTCAATGATTTTCCTAACCGAATCCGGCTACCTGCTCCTCGTAAAGAGCTTCACAGACGAACTATCATGGAAAATCCAACGAGCGCTGGTTAATAGTTACTTTACGGTTAAGACGCTGACGATACAGAAGAACCCGGACTCGCTTGTTGTCGAGACCGAAGCGCTAAAGAAACGCAATAAAGAGCTTGAGGAAAAAGTCAAAGCCCTTGAGAAAGAGAAGCCTGACCCTAAGTTTATGGAGATATGGTTGGAGGGAGATGTGGCGGTGGTTAAGTGGATACATGGAGAGGCTAAGTTTAACATAGAGGCGATAAACCTGTTTATGAAAGCCTTTAGCGCTCATGGGAAGATACCCGGAACTATCGGACAGATGGCTATAGCAAAAGCATCGCTGCTGTTAGGCCAAAAACCGCCGGTTAAGGTAAAAGATTTCAGAGACCCGCATTGGTCTGTAGAGCGGTGTATGCAGGAAGTCGGGGAATTAGTTCACTGATGACGGCTGTATGTATAAGAGCGGGGGGCGCTAATGCCCCCTTTTAATAAACCTCGTAGTGAGAGCCGATGTTGAGGAGATGAACAGTGTCCTCGGATAGTTCAAATACTATGCGGATGTCTGGGGTTACCGAACAGGAGTACCTGCCGCTGAAGTTACCTGAGAGGGCATGTGTTTTAAGCGATGGGGTGAAAGGATTATCCCGTAATGTCTCTAAGGTTTTTGATAACTTTGCAGTAAGGGGCTGTGAGTTTTTAGTAATTTTAGACGCTTGCCGGACGAAAGGCTTTTTGAAATTCAACTTAGGCAAACTATTCTTTCCAATTTTTAATGAATTCCATAGCCTCTTCCACCGTATCAAACGTATAACCTTCTTCTTGTTCAAATCTAAGCGTTTCCTCAACAAACTCTTTATGCCTGCGTTCTTTATCAGCAAGGTATGCCGCAAAGTCAGACACTTCTTTCAAGCGTTCAATAGACAGGCTGCGCAGTGTTTCATCTATCCGCTCAATGTATCCCTGTTGGTCAGTGATTTCAGGGGGCTTTTCAGTTTCTATAATAGTTTCGTTCATAGGAGTTACTTGACGATACCTAAGAGTTTGGAGATTAAATCTAACGCACGGGGATTAGACAGAATGATAAGAAAGGCAAGAACGAGGAAATACAGCTTCATTTTCCATTCTAAATCGCTTTTGAGAACCTTCATTTCGCCTGAAAGCCTTGTTTCCACCTTTGTTATTTCGCCTGAAAGTCTTGTTTCTACTAATTGCAAATTGCCCTCGGTAGCCAAATCTTTAGATAATTCCTCTTTTATCTCTGTTTTCATTCCAGAGGAAAAATCAGTTGTTTCTTTAATAACCTCGGCAATCTCTTTAGCAGCCTTTTCACTGAGCTCAGCGTCTTTCAACCGCTCGTATATCTTTAAGGTGTCTATCGTTGTTGCCATGTTCTTAACTTACCATAAAAGCAAAAGAATTGCAAGAGGCTTGTCATACTCTCCCCCTGTTTACATCGTCAACGCCTGTCTTTTCCGCTCAATAACTTCCCGTCTGTCTTTCAATGGAATGCTTGTAACTGACTTTTGCGCAAGCAACTGTCTTAGGGTTTTCTTTTCCTCATTGTTTGCCGCTTCATACACCTTTAAAGCCTCAATTATACTGAGATGTTTAAACCCGCTCTGAAGCTGTGTTAGCCTGCTGTTTCTCACCATATCCATTGCTTCTTTAGGCGTTATCGTGCCCTCTTTGAGAGCACTTACAACCATATCATGACCTTTAGTCGGGTCCATAAATAGCTGACGCTGTAGCCTCTTTTCATTGTCTGCCCTGCCCTGTTGCTCTGATGTGCGGCCGCCTATCGGCACTTTCTGTGACATGATTTCACTCATCACATTTTCTGCCTTAGAGCGTACAAACTCTGCAGGCGCCGGTGTTATGCCAATAAATGGCAACAACGATTTCACGGTTACCTCACCGCTAAGTTTATTTTCCCTAATCATTCCTCTTATCCCAAACGGCACTCCGGAGGCGGCAGCATGTAAAAGTAAGTCAGCGCCTTTCTTGTAAAATGGATCATCCTCATTGATTATTTTAGCGCCATAAAAATCTTTATTCTTTAACATTTCAACTATCAGAGATATTAACGGATGCGCTTTGTTGCCTGCCGTGGTCAGCGGTTTTTCTGACCAGTGGATAACATCTTTTAAATAAGCAGGCAGAGATAATCTCTCCGGCCGGCAAACATTTTGTTAAATGCAATTACGCCTTGTCTCATCAGTGGTGATATTTCCTGAAACTTCCCTCTTTCTGTAGCGTTAATAAAATCAACCCGTTCTTCGCTGCTAAGAGTGTTCATATGGTCTCTGTACGTTTTTAAGGCTTTACCTGAAATAACTGTCTTTCTTGTGTACTCCGCTAACCAATTCCTTAAAGTGCCTGCCGTTACCTTTGCAGCATCAGACATTGTGGACGGCGCAAATATTGATTGTATATCCTTGCCGATTGCCCTAATGTTGCTCTTGATGCTGTCGTATTTATCTTTAATCGTTTCGTCTTCTTTCGGCTGGCCTAAAGAGAAAGACAGGTTATCCCCTCCGGGTGTCTTGACATCTTTAAGTAAATCATTTAAACTAATAGTAGAAGCCTGTTGCCCCGTACGAGGCGCGCTGCCTGAAAAGGTATCGTCCGTGCGCAAAGCTCGACCCGCAGCAGGCTTTTCTATTTCTGTAAGGCTATGGTCATAAAAACGCTTTCCTTCGTTGGTTTCTTTTACTGTAAGCTTTGCTCTGTAAAGTTTTCCTGATATTTCTAAGGGAGCATAAAACCTATGTATGCTTTTAATGTTTGGGTCAGAGTACCTATCTGCTCGGCTTTCGTGCAATACAGCATTTTCTAACAGTTCAGGGATAGCTCTTATTGCCTCAATATGTTCTAACGAACGTTCACCACTTAACGCTTTTTCAATTCCAGCTCTGTTTATCTGGATTTTCCATCCTGTATCTTCATTAATGAATTCTTTCTTCTGCAAGTTCTCTTTAGCCCATTGTTTAGCCTCTTTCCGTGCCTGCCATAGTTTATCGCTAAATACCTTATCGCTAATTCCAGTTATCCTTACGTTTCTTTCAGAGTTATCATCAGCAATATTTAATTCCCTGTCGGCCATTTTACCTGAGAGCACATCATTAAATATGTCCGTATGGTTTTTAAAGCCCTGTCCTCTCAGGTAATTACCAATGCTTTCAAAGAAATCGAGGATTTTATTAAAGATTTTCCTGACCGGTTCAGGTATCAAGGTTTTTGGTCTGGCGCCGTTAAGTTTTTCGTCTGCATATTTAGCAAATCCATCGGCGTAGTTTTCCTGCCAGTCTTTATCGCCCTTGCTGTATTTGTTCTCAAGGATAGCTCTTTCCTTATCGGTCAGAAGGGTTTTCTCAACCACGTGTCCTATTTCGTGATAAGCCGTCCTGATAGTGTTAACGTCAGGATTATCGCTGATTGCAAGTTTAACAACTGCAATGGCTTGTTTCTCGTTAAGTTTAAAAACCTGAGTGCTGCCGTGGACGCTGAGTTCCGCAAGCTCTTTATCCGTCAATTCGTCAGGCTCAAGCCCGTGTGCCCGCAACCCTTCTTTTTGTGCTTCCGTCATAGTCTCTTTTGTTAATGTTTCAGGCAAGTCTAAGCCAGCATCAATGTGGAGATACTTGTTATTCCCTAATGCGTTTAGTGCACGACTCCACGCAACAACAACTTTATCCCTATTAGCCCTGAGAATGTCGGCTCTGGAGAGCCCCGTATTGACAGACTCGGTTGGCTGTGGTAAAATATAATTGTCTGGAGAGGAAGGCACGGCCTCTTTTGCAGGCTTGGGGATATCAGATGCGGCTATGGTGTCTTTCAGAGAAGCCGACGGGGCAGTTGATACCGGTAAGCTGCCTTTGAGTGCATCCGGCAATATAGACTCCCCTTTAAGTAAGTTTGTCTCCCATCTCCTGATATTGGAAAGAGGGATATTCGTAACGTAAAACGTGCCGTCCGGCTTTACTTTAACGATTGTCGCATGTAGTTTAATCCCACCATCTTTAAATATTTTTATATAAGTATGTTCACCATCAACATCTCTTATATCATTCGGCCTTTCTAGTGTAGGCCTTATAAAATTAACAAAATCCTTCCGACTCTTATCTTCATGTGCTGCCAGCTTTAAGTAATGCTTTTTCATTATTGTTACAGTTTCTATCGGCGTGGTTATTTCAGATGTTGTTTTGCCGAATAGCCCAAACTCATTAAAAAATACTTCCTGATAGTTTCCTGTTACTCTTGCCGGCTCTTTTTCAATAGAGTGTCTGTGTTCCTCAATAAATTTAATTACTTCAGGAGATTTGGTTTTACCTCTAATTTCGGACATCTCTTTGTCGGTTATTCCCGTCGTAGTAGTTTTTTTGCTTATTGAAAAAGAAACACTGTTATCATATTCCCTTTCTGCCTGCTTCTGTATTATCCGTGTGCCCTCTTCAATCACCTTATCAAGCATATTCCACTGTGAATCTTTTAACCCTAAAGCATTTTTGACAAAATTAACAAACTTATCCCACAAGGTTGTCTTTTGTTTTACAGGCGCTCCTTCATCTGGTATGCTCTTGAGAAAATCCTGGAATTCTTTGTTTGTAAAGGCTTCTGCTAAAAATTCATGGTCATTCTTCATCCCATAGTATTTATTCTTGCTCTCATCTAAATGGTTATCTTTAATTGCTTGCCTGATTTTATAAATAGTATCATCGCCACTTATGTAAAGATATTTTGACGTTGCATCGTGGATAATTTCATGTAACCCGGCAGTCATTAACTTTTTAATTGAGGAGCCTCCATATTTGCCTCTAAGTCCAAAAAAGTTTAGCTCAATCTTGTTCGGATTTCCAAAGGTATGAAGACCTCCCGATTCAAATACAAATGGCGATGTTGATGGCATTGATTGTATAATGGTCTGCTCAAGTTGCTTGACAATGTATGGATTTAATAGCATTGCTTTTGCTA
Proteins encoded in this window:
- a CDS encoding ORF6N domain-containing protein; protein product: MSNLSATLKIEGKEVTQIIYKSKPVITLQTINELHERKTGTAEKNFTTNKARFNENEDYFNVPYQEWKSMVKSFPPSQKFDTHKRGGHRGSMIFLTESGYLLLVKSFTDELSWKIQRALVNSYFTVKTLTIQKNPDSLVVETEALKKRNKELEEKVKALEKEKPDPKFMEIWLEGDVAVVKWIHGEAKFNIEAINLFMKAFSAHGKIPGTIGQMAIAKASLLLGQKPPVKVKDFRDPHWSVERCMQEVGELVH
- a CDS encoding type II toxin-antitoxin system mRNA interferase toxin, RelE/StbE family; this translates as MPKLNFKKPFVRQASKITKNSQPLTAKLSKTLETLRDNPFTPSLKTHALSGNFSGRYSCSVTPDIRIVFELSEDTVHLLNIGSHYEVY
- a CDS encoding PBECR2 nuclease fold domain-containing protein, which produces MLVKQNGGAKLAVVELAKEDNGSHYGVSSAFIAPPKYPANGERKLIWERSGNPFDKTEPLAPLIYPTPTASQGVELGARGQSNLLTDDIVSNSDMAVNLPKGDSPATTMPDGFKVTPDVRKQLVDVAGLSKQDAMKLAKDPQKAWDTLQAAKGAEKPQPTEQAGVTQPLPETPPAPEKIDRGLKDLGYGDADRAAMTDGRKYHIYDNTILKTPVTKHPEFLSNTEVEQQAAADTARKDALSLISAHNIPMDSNLAQDILKSHLKTAYRESRDVDPVTGFQVPTAYKSATERAWESHVKDERQFAYGDIDVLNLGGLNKAAGSNAAADVHLSAMAQIIKDTVNKSIPKAQVFRQGGDEFSVLAPDIDKKQLQIVLDRAKLNVDAYVKENGLDTLYHPKLHKETGTGIYYGVANFKDGGSFFEAKKAADEITAQAKRELEKGGEDVTGSKIAEAGAISSDKQAGRVGQSAQGTHSAEPEAQRGIRPEAPAPEAQRAIAEGQPPSEVSTNKTTENQPPITPPESTGISFSIGRDDAILKTLKDNAAPFRELKLTPETWKSEFGENQTVKTPVGDVTLGRNQYIKLKAKSREKYFGLIKPTLTDPLYVVEVHDPKEGAERDTKRIYIKPFVDENKNTYFTSITIQKDGKEISISSHPKESEVLIKSIKKGEVLYSTSAREIYTAAPMLHEHPPTAGRPLDESTSNIPQEGESVKNDAIKGSGEETQFSDRDKSKLALSEEDKKLGKVIFGKDGFFDKVQKGEVRGNDLVSLISIHGNSQEKEIAKAMLLNPYIVKQLEQTIIQSMPSTSPFVFESGGLHTFGNPNKIELNFFGLRGKYGGSSIKKLMTAGLHEIIHDATSKYLYISGDDTIYKIRQAIKDNHLDESKNKYYGMKNDHEFLAEAFTNKEFQDFLKSIPDEGAPVKQKTTLWDKFVNFVKNALGLKDSQWNMLDKVIEEGTRIIQKQAEREYDNSVSFSISKKTTTTGITDKEMSEIRGKTKSPEVIKFIEEHRHSIEKEPARVTGNYQEVFFNEFGLFGKTTSEITTPIETVTIMKKHYLKLAAHEDKSRKDFVNFIRPTLERPNDIRDVDGEHTYIKIFKDGGIKLHATIVKVKPDGTFYVTNIPLSNIRRWETNLLKGESILPDALKGSLPVSTAPSASLKDTIAASDIPKPAKEAVPSSPDNYILPQPTESVNTGLSRADILRANRDKVVVAWSRALNALGNNKYLHIDAGLDLPETLTKETMTEAQKEGLRAHGLEPDELTDKELAELSVHGSTQVFKLNEKQAIAVVKLAISDNPDVNTIRTAYHEIGHVVEKTLLTDKERAILENKYSKGDKDWQENYADGFAKYADEKLNGARPKTLIPEPVRKIFNKILDFFESIGNYLRGQGFKNHTDIFNDVLSGKMADRELNIADDNSERNVRITGISDKVFSDKLWQARKEAKQWAKENLQKKEFINEDTGWKIQINRAGIEKALSGERSLEHIEAIRAIPELLENAVLHESRADRYSDPNIKSIHRFYAPLEISGKLYRAKLTVKETNEGKRFYDHSLTEIEKPAAGRALRTDDTFSGSAPRTGQQASTISLNDLLKDVKTPGGDNLSFSLGQPKEDETIKDKYDSIKSNIRAIGKDIQSIFAPSTMSDAAKVTAGTLRNWLAEYTRKTVISGKALKTYRDHMNTLSSEERVDFINATERGKFQEISPLMRQGVIAFNKMFAGRRDYLCLLI